The following proteins are co-located in the Candidatus Methylomirabilota bacterium genome:
- the rpmF gene encoding 50S ribosomal protein L32: protein MPLPKRRHSRTRGRKRRTHYKLAGPTLSVCPQCREAKPPHRVCPHCGYYKGREVLSVEGT from the coding sequence ATGCCGCTACCAAAGCGTCGACACTCACGGACCCGGGGGCGCAAGCGCCGGACCCACTACAAGCTCGCCGGCCCGACCCTCTCCGTCTGCCCGCAATGTCGTGAAGCCAAGCCGCCCCACCGGGTCTGCCCGCACTGCGGCTACTACAAGGGACGGGAGGTCCTCTCGGTCGAGGGCACATAG